The DNA segment CTCCGTATCTACCGCGACTTCGTCGCTAGCCCCGCCCTGGTTAAGCCGGCGTCGCCACGGCGCCCATTCCGGCGAGCCTGGCGACGCGCTCGCGGTGGAGGCGAGGATCGCCGAGCAGCTCGCCTCCGACCTTGGCTCGCTTGAGCAGGAAGTGGAGGTCGTGCTCCCAGGTGAAGCCGATGCCGCCGAGCACCTGGAGTGCATCATTGGTCACCCGCCAGGCGGCATCTGAGGCCCTCGCCTTTGCCATCGAGCCCGCCAAAGCCAAGGACTCGGGCTCGTCGTCGGCGCACCAGGCGGCGTAGTAGGTGAGGGACCGCGCCTCCTCTACGTCGTAGAGCATCCCGGCGCAGCGGTGCGATACGGCCTGATAGGCGCCGATCGGGCGGTCGAACTGCTGGCGCTCCTTGGCGTAATCGATCGCGAACTCCATCGCCCGCTGCGCGATCCCGGTGAGCTCCGCAGCGAGCGCCACCAGCGACCGGTCCGCGGCCGCCTCGACGTCGCCTGGGAGCCGATCGCCGTCCGTGTCCTGGACCCGCGCGTAGAGGCGAGTCGCATCCACCAGCTCGATGGGCTCGATCTCTGCGTCACCCGCCTCCACCAGGACCGCGCGATCTCCGTCGTTCAGGACCAGCACCGTGGCACCCGCGGCATCCGGGACGAGCGCGTTGCTTCGGGGCTCGAAGGCGGCCGCACCTCGCAGCTCACCCGAGGCGATCCCGGGCAACCATCGCTGCCGCTGCTCGTCGGTTCCAGCCTGATCGATGAACAGGCCCGCCGAGGCGTTGGACAGGAAAGGCGCCGGCGCGCAGGCGTAGCCGAGCTCCTCGCAGAGGATCGCCAACTCCACCATGCCGAGCCCCTGGCCCCCGTGGTCCTCCGGGATTGCGATCCCGGGCCAGCCGAGGCTGCGGATCTCGGCCCAGAGGGCGTCGTCGTAGGCTCGAGCCTCGGCCGCCTGGCGGACCTTCTCCAGGGGCGAGCGCTTGGCCAGCATCTCGCG comes from the Solirubrobacterales bacterium genome and includes:
- a CDS encoding acyl-CoA dehydrogenase family protein, whose translation is MDFGFNDEQQAIKETAREMLAKRSPLEKVRQAAEARAYDDALWAEIRSLGWPGIAIPEDHGGQGLGMVELAILCEELGYACAPAPFLSNASAGLFIDQAGTDEQRQRWLPGIASGELRGAAAFEPRSNALVPDAAGATVLVLNDGDRAVLVEAGDAEIEPIELVDATRLYARVQDTDGDRLPGDVEAAADRSLVALAAELTGIAQRAMEFAIDYAKERQQFDRPIGAYQAVSHRCAGMLYDVEEARSLTYYAAWCADDEPESLALAGSMAKARASDAAWRVTNDALQVLGGIGFTWEHDLHFLLKRAKVGGELLGDPRLHRERVARLAGMGAVATPA